In one window of Clostridia bacterium DNA:
- the hcp gene encoding hydroxylamine reductase: MSMFCYQCQETAKGSGCTVRGVCGKTDDVANMQDLLIYVVKGISVCTTKARELGLENKKANKFIVDSLFSTITNVNFDREYFVKKIKEGLLIRDEVRDQIINESGEISEDLHDAATWSPKGETEFDEKAEKIGILATENEDIRSLRELITYGVKGMAAYAEHAQILGYVNKEVSAFMQKALASTLDDSSTVDDLVALTMETGKYSVEAMKLLDEANTFTYGNPEITKVNIGVRNNPGILISGHDLKDMEELLKQTEGTGIDVYTHGEMLPANYYPAFKKYRHFAGNYGNAWWKQDKEFKSFNGPILMTTNCLVPPKDSYKDRVYTTGVVGFPGVKHISDRKEGKEKDFSSIIEHAKKCVPPTEIETGQIVGGFAHNTVFSLADKVVDAVKSGAIKKFFVMAGCDGRMKSREYYTEFAKKLPKDAIILTAGCAKYRYNKLDLGDIGGIPRVLDAGQCNDSYSLALIALKLKEIFELEDINELPIAYNISWYEQKAVTVLLALLYLGVKNIHLGPTLPAFLSPNVTNVLVENFGIGGITNVDDDIKMFYN; this comes from the coding sequence AGGATTTATTGATCTATGTAGTTAAAGGTATTTCTGTATGTACCACAAAAGCAAGGGAATTAGGATTAGAAAATAAAAAAGCAAACAAGTTTATCGTGGATAGCCTTTTTTCAACTATAACAAATGTAAATTTTGACAGAGAATATTTTGTAAAAAAAATTAAAGAAGGATTGTTGATAAGAGATGAAGTAAGGGATCAAATTATAAATGAGTCAGGGGAGATATCAGAAGATCTTCATGATGCAGCAACTTGGTCACCTAAAGGCGAAACTGAATTTGACGAGAAGGCTGAAAAAATAGGAATACTGGCTACTGAAAATGAAGATATAAGGTCTTTGAGAGAACTTATCACATATGGAGTAAAGGGTATGGCTGCTTATGCAGAACATGCGCAAATTCTAGGCTATGTCAATAAAGAAGTATCTGCATTTATGCAAAAAGCATTGGCAAGCACTTTAGATGACAGCTCAACTGTTGATGATTTAGTTGCATTGACAATGGAGACGGGCAAATATAGTGTAGAAGCTATGAAATTGCTTGATGAGGCTAATACTTTCACATATGGAAATCCAGAGATCACTAAAGTAAATATAGGGGTCAGAAATAATCCAGGCATCCTAATAAGTGGGCATGATTTGAAGGATATGGAGGAATTATTGAAGCAAACAGAAGGAACAGGGATAGATGTATATACTCATGGTGAAATGTTGCCGGCAAACTATTATCCTGCTTTTAAAAAATACCGTCATTTTGCAGGAAATTATGGAAATGCTTGGTGGAAACAAGATAAAGAATTTAAAAGCTTTAATGGTCCAATTTTGATGACAACAAATTGTTTGGTACCGCCAAAAGATTCATATAAAGACAGAGTCTATACAACAGGAGTAGTTGGATTTCCAGGGGTAAAACATATTTCCGATAGAAAAGAAGGAAAAGAAAAAGATTTTTCATCAATAATTGAACATGCTAAAAAATGCGTACCACCGACCGAAATTGAAACAGGCCAAATTGTGGGTGGGTTTGCTCACAATACAGTGTTTAGTCTTGCAGATAAAGTAGTAGATGCAGTAAAATCAGGTGCTATCAAGAAGTTCTTTGTAATGGCTGGCTGTGATGGAAGAATGAAAAGTAGAGAATATTATACAGAATTTGCAAAGAAATTGCCAAAAGATGCAATTATTTTAACAGCAGGATGTGCAAAATATAGATATAACAAGCTTGATTTAGGGGATATAGGAGGCATTCCAAGAGTATTAGATGCAGGACAGTGTAATGACTCATATTCATTAGCATTGATCGCTCTTAAATTGAAAGAAATATTTGAACTAGAGGATATAAATGAACTACCAATAGCTTATAATATTTCATGGTATGAGCAAAAAGCTGTTACAGTATTATTGGCATTGCTATATCTCGGTGTGAAAAATATACATTTAGGTCCAACATTGCCGGCTTTCTTGTCACCTAATGTTACAAATGTATTGGTTGAGAATTTTGGTATCGGTGGAATAACCAATGTTGATGATGATATAAAAATGTTTTATAATTGA